The nucleotide window AACTTTTGGCCTGCGCTACATGTCCCAGTCTGGCATGAGCTTCCGCCAGGATAAAGTTTACTTCATAGCTGGTGATGTATAAAACCGGTGAGCTGATCTGATCATAGAAACCACCGGGCAGATATTTGTCAATACGGGGGTCTGACAGGGCTCCCATCTGAACAAACATATCAGAAGCACCATAGCTGGCATATCCGTCACGCTGTGAATTAAACTGATACAGTGGATTGGCCCTTTTTTCATCATTGAGGAAATTTAACTGCGCATCATCTTTGCCAGCGCTGATAAGGCCACCAGCGGCACCTGCTGCGTCCACCACTTTCTGTGCGGCGTTAGGGTCCCTTTTGGTTTGATGGATCAGTATTCTCAGACGGATGGAGTTAGCGAATTTTATCCAGGAAGCTGCACTGCCGCCATACATCAGGTCACTGCCGCCGGGTAATGTGCCGGCTGCGCTGTTAGGTGTATTCAGATCTTTTATCGCATCAGTGAGCAGCTGATCTATTGTTTTATAGATATCCTGCTGTTTGTCGTACTTGGACTTAAACTGGAAAGACAGTCCTTTGAATGCATCACTGTAAGGAATATCTCCCCATACATCAGTACTCGCACACAGGGTATATGCAGTCAGCACTTTGCTGATCCCGGCAAAGTGCGGATACTTTTTTTCTTCTGCTACTTTCCTCAGTTCCACGAAGTTGTTCATAGCATTCTGGTAAATCGTTCCCCAGGGATTAGTGAAGTTATCTGCTACCAGGAGATATTTCTGATAGGCTGCAAACTGTCTGTCAGCACCATCTACCTGATTGGTGAGAATACCGGTTACCAGGGAAAAATCGGCACCGCCCAATACATAGGCCAGTGCTACCTGGGAACCTGAGAGCACAGCCCCAGGAGGTGCACTCACAGGACGGTCCGGGTCTGTATTAACATCGAGGTACTTTTTGCAACCGCTGGACATAACTAAAATCATTGTGCCCAAAGCGATGGATAATATATGTAAGCGTCTCATGATCGTTTCTTTTTTTATGGGTAAAATGACAACTAGAAATCGAATTTCAGGCTGAAACCATAGGTTTTGGTACCAGGGTTGTTAAAATAGTCAAACCCTTGTGCTTCCTGCGTTCCGAACAAACTTGTTTCCGGGTCTACGCCGGTGTATTTGGTATGCAGCCAAAGATTTCTGGCGATAGCGGTTACAGTAACGGCATCGAATAAACGTTTGTTCTTAAACAGTTTTTTTCCGTCAATACGATATCCCAGGGACACCTCACGCAAGCGGATCCAGCTCGCATCCTGGATAAAGGGTTCGTTTACTGTAAAACCACTTCCTACACCCGTGTAGTAGTCGGCATTAATATCTCCTTTTAGGTCATTTTTTTCTCCTTTGGTTACCAGCTGGCCGTTATCATCCAGGTGGCCTTTTACGCCGTCAAATACTTTCTGAGTTCCTCTTTCCAGTGTATTGGCGCTTACTCCGAAGTTGGTCATGGCACCCCAGGTACCGTTCCAGATATCAAATTTCTGTTTGGTTTCAAACAACACATAGAGGGAGATGCCTTTGTAGGTAAAGGTGTTACCTACGGATCCGGACCATTTGGGGTTTACATCACCGAGGTACTGCAGTGGGTCATATACGATGGGCAGGCCATAAGCTCCGTCACCGGGAGCGCCCTTATCATTGATCACCAAACGGCCCTGTGCATCTTTCAAATAGCCGGTACCGTAGAGAGAGCCATATTGTTTACCCACAATAGCAGAAACGAATATGCCGGTAAAACCGTTGAAATCGAAACGATCGATACCATCGGCTAATTTGAGCACCTTATTACGGTTCTGGAAATAGGTGAAAGCCATATTCCAGTTGAAATTTTTTGTTTTAACCGGCTCCAGAGTCAGTGTTACCTCATGGCCTTGGTTCTGCATGGAAGCGGCATTCAGGTATACTTGTCCGTAACCGCTGCTGCTGGCAATAGTAACAGCATTCAGCAGGTTATTACTTTTTCCTCTGTAATAGGTATAATCAAGGCCGATACGGTTATCCAGGAAACGCAGTTCTGTTCCTATTTCCAGCTGATTGGTTTTTTCTGCTGTCAGGTTGGGATTGCCCAGTGTTCCGCTGGTCAGGAAACCTACACGACCACTGTATGGGAAGGTCACGCCATTTGTCCAGCCATCAGCCACACCGGCCTGCGTGTAATAAGTCTGGAGACTATAAGGGTTTAAGCCCCTACCCACGCTGGAATAAGCGAGGCGTACTTTACCATAGGTGAAAGCATTGCTTTTCAGGTTAAGCCCTTCTGAGAATATATAACCCAGACTGGCAGCCGGATAGAAGAAGAATTGGTTTTGGGTGGGCAAGGTACTGTTTCCTTCATACCTGCCTGTTAATTCCAGGAACAGGTAATTGCTGAACGCGACATTGGCTTTTCCATAAAAGGCCACGCGGCGCTGGCGTGTGTTGCCGACAGACAGGCTGTTGCTGGAAGTATTGGTAACACCCTGGAAATCGTTGGAGCTAAAGCCATCACCCTGGGTGTGCAGATATTTTGTTTTCAGGTCGTAAACGTTCTGGCCTACCAACAGAGAGTAATCAAATTTGCCGGCATGTTTGGTTAGGGTAGCAAACAGGTCGTTGTTGATAACGAGTGTGCTGAGCTGGTCTTCAAAGATTTGTCCGGATGGGAAACCAGCGGAGTTTTTGGAGTAAATCTGTTTACGATTGTCCATTGAATAATCACCACCGAACCTTTCTGTAATAGATAACCAGTCAAATGGTTTGTAGATGGCTCCTACGGTACCGAATACACGTTGTACATCATCACGGTAAGGGTTCATATTTACGGTCCAGTAAGGGTTATCGTATCCACCTCTTCCGCGGTAGCTTCTCTGGTTACCGGTGTTGTCCTGTAACATATAAGCCTTTGGATCTGTAGATCCGCTGGTACCACCAGAGTTATCGAAGGTTGGGGTGGTACGGAGCAGGCCCAGCATTACACCACTGGTGTTACTACCTTGCTGCGGGCGGCTACCACCGGAGTTAACATAGTTGAGAGAGGTGATAACATTAAATTTATCGTTGTATTTATAATCTGTAGAAAATGCGACAGTCGTTTTCTTGAAATTATTTTGGGGGATAATGGCTTCCTGGTTGAAGTGGGAAACAGACACACGATAACCCAGGTTGGCATTTCCGCCGGTCACGGCCAGGTTGTGTTGTACCCCTACTCCTGTCTGGAAGAATTTATACGGATCATATACGTTAGCTGCTTTCCCGCCTGGGTTGGAACTTTTACCTACCAGTCTGCCATTGGGGTCCCACAGATAACTTTTGTCACCATCAAATACCAGTGTGTCTATAGCCGGACCGTATGAATAGGATTTGGCAGCATTCCCAAAGCCGAGTGCAAAAAGGGTATCGGGTACAAAGTCAGGTCTGGCCAGGATTCCGTACATACCTTGTCCGTATTTGGTTTGTCTGTCAGGTAATTTGTTCACCTGGTCAAAATTCACGGTAACACCATAGGAAACATTGAAGGTCCTGCCATCGGCGGAGCGTTTTCCTTTTTTGGTGGTAATGATGATGGCACCGTTGGAGGCCTGGCTACCATATAATGCAGCAGCAGCGGGGCCTTTCAGGATAGTGATATTTTCAACATCATCCGGGTTGATGTCAACCATCCTGTTGGATTGCATTACACCTGCAGTACCGGAAGCGTCGCTGCTGGTATTTGTTTCGCTGTTATCTACCGGCAAACCGTCGATTACAAAGAGGGGCTGGTTACTGCCCAGAATGGTAGTAGCACCGCGCAACTGTACTCTCACCGCAGCTCCCGGGGTACCGGATGCCGTAATGATAGTAGCACCGGCTACTTTACCGGAAAGGGCAGAAAGAGGGTTAGAAGGAGCTGTTCTGGTTAATTCATCACCCTTTACATCCTGGGCGGAATAACCGATTGCTTTTTTCTCCTGGCGGATACCGAGGGCAGTGACTACCACTTCCTGTAAGGCTTTGGTATCTACCGGCAGAACGATTGATAAGGTTGGATTATCACCTACTGTTACTTCCCGGGTGAGGAAGCCCACACTTCTGACAATCAGCACTGCTTTTGAGTCTTTAACAGTCAGACTGAAATGCCCCTGCTTGTCTGTGGTGGTCCCGGTGGAAGTACCTTTGATTTGTATGGTAGCCATTAATACAGGGCTTCCGTCGCTGCCCTTAACGGTACCTGCAACCTGGCGTTCCTGTGCATGGACCAGACTTACAATTGCCATAGGCATGGCAAAAAGGAGTAATACCTTTTTCATAAAAAAGATTCAGATTTGGTTGAAAAAGAAAGAGGACGTCTGTCCTACGTTTATATACTGGCATCATATCCTGGTATACGCAGTCACAGCTGCATATACCACTATCGGTGTCATACGCTAAAACTCAGGCATCTGATTAACTTTGCTTAAGGTGTAACAGCAAAAAACCATTTCTAAATTGTATCACAAGCAAACGAGCAAACAAGCAAACGAGAAACCTAAAACACGCAGGGGAAATCACTGCTAAAGGGCACAAGCTTTAAGGTAAAAGCGGCTCATTGGTTATTATTTTTTTAGGATTTAGATTTTGGTTGAACACCTCCAAGGTATAAAAAAAATGAATGCTAAATCTTTTATACTTAACATTATTTTAACAGGAAATGCCCCAAAGCTCATAATGAATTAATAACCAATATTTTAAATGGATAAAAATTAATATTCTTCAATAATTATCTATAACGTTTGCATTAGTTGCAACTGAAAAAAAGTTTTCTTGCTGCCCGCTATTGCATCCCAGCCAGTACCAATTACCTGTTTTCCAGGATAAATTGTCTGATGGACACGCATCCAGCACGACAGCTGTTTGTTCACCTTATACTTCACATTCAGATAATACTGCCATCCCCGCCCATACACCTGAGATACCGCATTGTCATATAGTACACTGCGTTCATAGGCATACATGCGGGTATCATAATTATCGGTTTGAAAACGCGCCAGCCTGGCATTCATTGTTATCGGCCACCGTGGCAGCCGGCAGGCTATATCACCATAAAACATCCAGCCTGTCTGGCTACCTGTGGCAGCCATATATCGACTGTATTCTGCCCGTACTTTAAAAGACCAGTATTGCCTGTACTGGCAATCTCCCTGAAATCGTATATGCGTTGTAGTTATATCTGATAATATCTTTAATGCATTACCGGACACCAGCAGATTCTCTTCATATTTTCTGCTGTTCAACCGCAGCAGGAAACGTTTCTTTTTATCCGGTGCATAAGTTAGCTGTAACAAAAACTCAGATCCATCAGACGGAGCATCTGCCCTGTATTTTAGCCAGGGAAAATG belongs to Chitinophaga sp. HK235 and includes:
- a CDS encoding SusD/RagB family nutrient-binding outer membrane lipoprotein, which codes for MRRLHILSIALGTMILVMSSGCKKYLDVNTDPDRPVSAPPGAVLSGSQVALAYVLGGADFSLVTGILTNQVDGADRQFAAYQKYLLVADNFTNPWGTIYQNAMNNFVELRKVAEEKKYPHFAGISKVLTAYTLCASTDVWGDIPYSDAFKGLSFQFKSKYDKQQDIYKTIDQLLTDAIKDLNTPNSAAGTLPGGSDLMYGGSAASWIKFANSIRLRILIHQTKRDPNAAQKVVDAAGAAGGLISAGKDDAQLNFLNDEKRANPLYQFNSQRDGYASYGASDMFVQMGALSDPRIDKYLPGGFYDQISSPVLYITSYEVNFILAEAHARLGHVAQAKSYYEAAIKGSFDKVGADIGDYLTRIGVSFDAATTDDARLALIMTQKYYAMYLQSESFADWRRTGIPALVSKNAGQEIPRRLPYPQTELSYNKENVPTGITLTSRVWWDQ
- a CDS encoding SusC/RagA family TonB-linked outer membrane protein, with the translated sequence MKKVLLLFAMPMAIVSLVHAQERQVAGTVKGSDGSPVLMATIQIKGTSTGTTTDKQGHFSLTVKDSKAVLIVRSVGFLTREVTVGDNPTLSIVLPVDTKALQEVVVTALGIRQEKKAIGYSAQDVKGDELTRTAPSNPLSALSGKVAGATIITASGTPGAAVRVQLRGATTILGSNQPLFVIDGLPVDNSETNTSSDASGTAGVMQSNRMVDINPDDVENITILKGPAAAALYGSQASNGAIIITTKKGKRSADGRTFNVSYGVTVNFDQVNKLPDRQTKYGQGMYGILARPDFVPDTLFALGFGNAAKSYSYGPAIDTLVFDGDKSYLWDPNGRLVGKSSNPGGKAANVYDPYKFFQTGVGVQHNLAVTGGNANLGYRVSVSHFNQEAIIPQNNFKKTTVAFSTDYKYNDKFNVITSLNYVNSGGSRPQQGSNTSGVMLGLLRTTPTFDNSGGTSGSTDPKAYMLQDNTGNQRSYRGRGGYDNPYWTVNMNPYRDDVQRVFGTVGAIYKPFDWLSITERFGGDYSMDNRKQIYSKNSAGFPSGQIFEDQLSTLVINNDLFATLTKHAGKFDYSLLVGQNVYDLKTKYLHTQGDGFSSNDFQGVTNTSSNSLSVGNTRQRRVAFYGKANVAFSNYLFLELTGRYEGNSTLPTQNQFFFYPAASLGYIFSEGLNLKSNAFTYGKVRLAYSSVGRGLNPYSLQTYYTQAGVADGWTNGVTFPYSGRVGFLTSGTLGNPNLTAEKTNQLEIGTELRFLDNRIGLDYTYYRGKSNNLLNAVTIASSSGYGQVYLNAASMQNQGHEVTLTLEPVKTKNFNWNMAFTYFQNRNKVLKLADGIDRFDFNGFTGIFVSAIVGKQYGSLYGTGYLKDAQGRLVINDKGAPGDGAYGLPIVYDPLQYLGDVNPKWSGSVGNTFTYKGISLYVLFETKQKFDIWNGTWGAMTNFGVSANTLERGTQKVFDGVKGHLDDNGQLVTKGEKNDLKGDINADYYTGVGSGFTVNEPFIQDASWIRLREVSLGYRIDGKKLFKNKRLFDAVTVTAIARNLWLHTKYTGVDPETSLFGTQEAQGFDYFNNPGTKTYGFSLKFDF